The window GGAATTATCTTTTCATTACTTGTTATTTTAGGGGTATTTCCAGCTTTTTTCTTAACTCTTCTCTGTATATTGTATCTGTCATTCATAAGTGTCGGTAATGAATTTCTCTCCTACCAATGGGATGCTTTATTAATTGAAACAGGTTTTTTAGGTGTTCTGTATGCTATTCAGTCACCGCCACCCATCATGGTTGTCTATGCTGCTCGGTTTTTGCTTTTCCGCTTTATTTTTTCCTCAGGGATTGTGAAGCTGCTGTCTGGTTGCCTTGAATGGCGCTCACTCAACGCAATGAAATACCATTTTGAAACCCAGCCCCTTCCTAATAGAGGAGGGTATTACCTTCACCAAATCGCTAGTAGACTAACGAAAATACTTACCTTAAGCGTTTATTTCCTAGAGCTCATTGTCCCATTTTTTATTTTTGGCGGATCTTTTTTACGTTTGTTTGCCGCCGCTTCCTTGTCCCTGTTTCAGCTTCTTCTTATGGCCACAGGGAGTTTTGCTTTTTTTAATCTTTTAACAATTGCTCTTTGCTTTACATTGGTTGGTGACAAATTCTTGTTGTGGATGCCTCAATGGACGATGCAGGCACTTTCTCCTAACCCTTTTCTCACTTTGGTTTTAAACTTACTAGCCACCCTACTTATTGTTTTAAACGTTCACATGTTTTTAAGATTATTTTTTAGGTTTGAAGAAGTAGATAGAGTTTTTCGTTGGATTTATCCCTTTCATCTTGTGAATTCCTATGGGTTATTTGCTGTTATGACAACAAAACGGAATGAAATTATTTTGGAGGGATCAGAGGATGGCATTGTATGGAAACCTTATGAGTTTTACTGGAAGCCAGGAGCTTTAGACCAAGCTCCAAAACATGTAGCACCTCTACATCCCCGTTTAGATTGGCAAATGTGGTTTGCTTCTCTAGATCACTATCAACGTGTGCCTTGGTTTCATCAATTGTTGGTAAGAATTCTTCAAGACTCAAAGGACGTACTAGCCCTTTTCCAGAGCGTCCTCCCAGATTTTTAAGGACGCTTTCTTATGAATATCGCTTTACAGATCTTCACGAAAAAGAGGTAACGGGGAAATGGTGGAAAAGAAATTACTTAGGGTTCTATTCGCAACCATTTTCTATAAATTTAGAGGATAAAGCTGAGTAAGTTATTCAGTCCGTAATGGGGGATACTTAACTAAAAAGCTTCTTGCCCTCGTTAATTGTTAGAAGAGTTGGTACGTGGGCAGGAGGTTGCGTGTTATTGGATTTCTCTGTGCAAAATGTATTAAATAACATAGCGACTAAATAACAACTGGCTACTTTTTCTCCCTTGTCTGCGTGTTCTTTAAGGTACTCAAAGGCTTTTACGAAATCGTCTGCTTTATAGTACAGCTCTCCCAATTTCGCTTTAGAGGGAATATGCCCTAATTTTGCAGCTTGGTTAAAATATTTACTAGCTATATCAAGATCTTTAGTAACTCCATCTCCTTCTAGATACTTGCAACCAAGCAGGTAGTTTTCGAGGGCAGCTGCTTGTTCCACGCTTTCCAAAGATACCCCGTTGCCTTTTTTAGGCTGTTGCGAAAAACCCACATTGGATCGAGTATTGGGTAATTCATTTTGCACAGATAGCGGGTTACGAGGAGTATTCATTTGTTGACGTTGGTTAGAGGGAATA of the Chlamydiales bacterium STE3 genome contains:
- a CDS encoding Uncharacterized protein (Product derived from UniProtKB/Trembl:B3DXT0), with protein sequence MLEFLIAPSAVYGQMIFVKLLGVCFFFAFFSLSQQILGLYGSQGILPIDDYMHVARQKIKAHRFGTLPTLFWFKSSDKMIKTCVDAGIIFSLLVILGVFPAFFLTLLCILYLSFISVGNEFLSYQWDALLIETGFLGVLYAIQSPPPIMVVYAARFLLFRFIFSSGIVKLLSGCLEWRSLNAMKYHFETQPLPNRGGYYLHQIASRLTKILTLSVYFLELIVPFFIFGGSFLRLFAAASLSLFQLLLMATGSFAFFNLLTIALCFTLVGDKFLLWMPQWTMQALSPNPFLTLVLNLLATLLIVLNVHMFLRLFFRFEEVDRVFRWIYPFHLVNSYGLFAVMTTKRNEIILEGSEDGIVWKPYEFYWKPGALDQAPKHVAPLHPRLDWQMWFASLDHYQRVPWFHQLLVRILQDSKDVLALFQSVLPDF